A window of the Desulfobacterales bacterium genome harbors these coding sequences:
- the thyX gene encoding FAD-dependent thymidylate synthase has product MKIIEEPKVYLIAKTGIEINGINQYLNDIGSPDWKTDENVSDGENLAEMAGRICYRSWQPYDSEKKDATNPNVKRVRKGNQAYIQNILESKHGSILEHINLTFILRGVSRVLTHELVRHRAGMAYSQESLRYVRLDDISFWFPDKIKENKKAKEKFDETVKFLEKTQKELAEIFNIDSIDDFSTKKKLTSIFRRIAPIGLGTSILVTGNLRAWRHIIAIRSSQAAEEEFRIVVSQIAEICKAEFPHIFQDMTKDANTGEYIFSNQKV; this is encoded by the coding sequence ATGAAAATAATTGAAGAACCTAAAGTTTATTTAATTGCAAAAACAGGCATTGAAATTAATGGCATTAATCAATACTTAAATGATATTGGAAGCCCTGATTGGAAAACAGACGAAAATGTTTCAGATGGAGAGAACTTGGCAGAAATGGCTGGAAGAATTTGTTATAGAAGCTGGCAACCCTACGACTCAGAAAAAAAAGACGCTACTAACCCAAATGTAAAAAGAGTTCGAAAAGGTAATCAAGCTTATATTCAAAATATTCTTGAAAGCAAACATGGTTCAATCCTTGAGCATATAAATTTAACGTTCATTTTAAGGGGCGTTTCAAGAGTTCTTACTCATGAACTTGTAAGGCATAGAGCGGGTATGGCTTATAGTCAAGAAAGCTTGAGATATGTCCGACTTGATGATATTTCATTTTGGTTTCCAGATAAAATAAAAGAAAACAAAAAAGCAAAAGAAAAATTTGACGAAACCGTTAAATTTTTAGAAAAAACACAAAAAGAACTCGCTGAAATATTCAACATAGACTCAATAGACGATTTTTCTACCAAAAAAAAACTTACATCAATTTTTAGAAGAATTGCTCCAATTGGCTTAGGCACTTCTATTCTGGTTACAGGTAATTTAAGAGCATGGAGACATATTATTGCCATAAGGTCATCTCAAGCAGCAGAAGAAGAATTCCGTATTGTTGTTAGCCAAATTGCTGAAATATGTAAAGCTGAATTCCCTCATATATTCCAAGATATGACAAAAGATGCAAACACCGGTGAATATATTTTTTCTAACCAAAAAGTTTAA
- a CDS encoding peptidoglycan DD-metalloendopeptidase family protein — translation MKDKIHIYYFNKDGVSIKQKTIKTNLLRLIFCLFLISLVFIGYFTFEYVNLKENITYYQNLDEKIALQLDEIIEQQRQIHTFAEELNSLKQRLSELNEYEKKIELIAKVDKKVYTEEILGVGGSSSDEVEPFLLANAKQNSILHEMYKQSAELDYESKKQHKMLDVIVKFLEDQKTLLSIIPSISPTEGWMSSKFGRRESPFINEKQEFHRGVDISTPKGTDVIATANGVVKFVGKNGNFGKMIIIDHGYGITTKYAHLNDIIIKKDDTIKRGDIIGHVGNTGKSTGPHLHYEVHMYGIPVNPQKYIYN, via the coding sequence ATGAAAGATAAAATACATATCTATTATTTTAATAAAGACGGCGTATCTATAAAGCAAAAAACAATAAAAACTAATCTATTAAGATTAATATTTTGTCTGTTTTTAATATCATTAGTTTTTATAGGATATTTTACATTTGAGTATGTTAATCTCAAAGAAAATATAACATATTATCAAAATCTTGATGAAAAAATAGCTCTCCAATTAGACGAAATTATAGAACAACAAAGGCAAATTCATACTTTTGCTGAAGAGCTTAATTCTTTAAAGCAAAGATTATCTGAACTTAATGAATACGAAAAAAAAATAGAGCTTATCGCCAAAGTAGATAAAAAAGTCTATACTGAGGAAATCTTAGGAGTTGGAGGCTCAAGTTCGGATGAAGTTGAACCATTTTTACTTGCTAACGCAAAACAAAACAGTATTCTCCATGAAATGTATAAACAATCTGCTGAATTAGATTATGAGTCAAAAAAGCAACATAAAATGCTAGATGTAATTGTCAAATTTCTCGAAGATCAAAAAACGTTACTTTCAATTATTCCCTCAATATCACCTACTGAAGGATGGATGTCATCGAAATTTGGACGAAGAGAATCACCTTTTATTAATGAAAAGCAAGAATTTCATAGAGGGGTAGATATAAGCACGCCAAAAGGAACTGATGTTATTGCAACAGCTAATGGAGTAGTGAAATTTGTAGGAAAAAACGGAAACTTTGGCAAGATGATTATAATTGATCATGGGTATGGTATTACAACAAAATACGCTCATCTCAATGATATTATTATAAAAAAAGATGATACTATTAAAAGAGGAGATATTATTGGTCACGTAGGAAATACTGGAAAATCAACCGGTCCACATTTACATTATGAAGTTCATATGTATGGAATACCTGTAAATCCTCAAAAATATATATATAATTAA
- the rsmH gene encoding 16S rRNA (cytosine(1402)-N(4))-methyltransferase RsmH, protein MNFRHIPVMLEESILHLNCREGKIYVDGTFGGGGHSKEILNKIGSGLLIGIDQDTDSISNAKALFSYQSNFMLFHDNFMNLPEILKAEKIFKVDGILLDLGMSQHQIESSKRGFSFYKDEPLDMRMNIRQKLTAGDVINEMDEKNLAQIFKKYGEEANAKMISKRIAFIRQNKRINSSLELAKIVEGVVPYKYKQKKIHPATKVFMALRIFINKELEALSLFLENLPDILNSGGRICIISFHSLEDRIVKQTLKKFEHPCICPKDFPICVCKKEKKIKIITKKPIISSSAEITKNPMARSAKLRVAEML, encoded by the coding sequence ATGAATTTTAGACATATTCCTGTAATGTTGGAAGAATCAATATTGCATTTAAATTGTAGGGAGGGAAAAATATATGTTGATGGTACTTTTGGAGGGGGAGGCCATTCAAAAGAGATACTAAATAAGATAGGATCAGGACTCTTAATTGGGATTGATCAAGATACTGACTCTATTAGCAATGCAAAAGCTTTATTTAGTTATCAATCCAATTTTATGCTTTTTCATGATAATTTTATGAATCTACCTGAAATATTAAAGGCGGAAAAAATTTTTAAAGTTGATGGAATTCTTTTAGATTTGGGAATGTCGCAACACCAAATAGAATCAAGTAAAAGAGGCTTTAGTTTTTATAAAGACGAACCCCTCGATATGAGAATGAATATTCGTCAAAAATTAACGGCAGGCGACGTAATAAATGAAATGGATGAAAAAAATCTTGCTCAAATCTTCAAAAAATATGGAGAAGAAGCGAACGCAAAGATGATCTCAAAAAGAATTGCATTTATACGACAAAATAAAAGAATAAATTCAAGCTTAGAACTTGCTAAAATTGTTGAAGGCGTAGTGCCTTATAAATACAAACAAAAAAAAATTCACCCTGCAACTAAAGTTTTTATGGCTTTAAGAATTTTTATAAATAAAGAATTAGAAGCTCTTTCATTATTTTTAGAAAATCTTCCAGACATTCTAAACTCTGGAGGAAGAATATGCATTATTTCCTTTCATTCCTTGGAAGATAGAATTGTAAAACAAACTTTAAAAAAATTTGAACACCCTTGTATATGTCCAAAGGATTTTCCTATATGCGTTTGCAAAAAAGAAAAAAAAATCAAAATAATAACAAAAAAACCGATAATTTCAAGCTCCGCTGAAATAACTAAAAATCCAATGGCTCGAAGTGCAAAGCTACGGGTTGCAGAAATGCTATAG
- a CDS encoding penicillin-binding protein 2 yields MSKKPINKEKRKLNGRIVIVGIFFSLIYSAIALKAIYLQVFQAEWLANKALQEYEKDLVVKGKRGSIYDCKFKELAISIKATSIAVFTKQIVESKSTASDLSKILNIDKNAISKQLESNSSFVWIKRQASPKEVEEVKKLKIKGISFISEASRYYPKKTIAGQVIGFSGIDDKGLEGIEYYYNKYLEGKPCRSKILKDALGRGFNECECEEIDSNGKNIVLTIDSNIQYITDKALEEAVTKHSANYGLAIVMSPKNGEILAISNYPFVNPNSFGEYEKGIRRNKVITDAFEPGSTMKIFLAAAALESGICNEGSVFFCENGLYKVGRNVIHDTHSYGWLSLFDIIKFSSNIGSTKITELIGKKQLYDTLTAFGFGQKTNINLGGESCGSLSSYKQWKEIDAGNISFGQGISVSPLQLVTATCAIANGGILYKPYIVKEIIDNDGNCIKKFTHQQKRRVISKKTSSIIKNIMSGVVTDGTGTNASVEGYNVCGKTGTAQKIDFETGRYARGKYFSSFLGFAPAENPEIVVFVALDEPKKYYYGGTVAAPAFKMIVRETLNYLHVPPLIENKELIMTIAKQLNN; encoded by the coding sequence ATGAGTAAAAAACCAATAAATAAAGAAAAAAGGAAATTAAATGGAAGAATTGTCATTGTAGGCATATTCTTTAGCCTTATTTATAGTGCTATTGCTTTAAAAGCTATATATTTACAAGTTTTCCAAGCTGAATGGCTCGCAAATAAAGCCTTACAGGAATATGAAAAAGATTTGGTAGTAAAAGGAAAACGCGGAAGTATATATGATTGTAAATTCAAAGAATTAGCTATCAGTATTAAAGCAACCTCAATTGCAGTATTTACAAAACAAATAGTGGAATCAAAATCAACCGCAAGCGATTTATCAAAAATTCTCAATATTGACAAAAACGCTATATCCAAACAACTTGAATCAAATTCTTCTTTTGTGTGGATTAAACGTCAAGCTTCCCCAAAAGAAGTTGAAGAAGTAAAAAAACTAAAAATTAAAGGAATAAGCTTCATATCAGAAGCATCAAGATATTATCCCAAAAAAACAATTGCTGGCCAAGTTATAGGCTTTTCTGGAATTGATGACAAAGGTCTTGAAGGAATAGAATATTATTACAATAAATATTTAGAAGGAAAACCTTGCAGATCAAAAATATTAAAAGATGCTCTTGGCCGAGGATTTAATGAATGCGAATGTGAAGAAATAGATAGTAATGGAAAAAATATAGTACTTACAATTGATAGTAATATTCAATATATAACAGATAAAGCATTAGAAGAAGCAGTAACAAAACATTCAGCAAATTATGGATTAGCAATAGTGATGTCTCCTAAAAATGGAGAAATATTAGCTATTTCAAATTATCCGTTTGTAAACCCAAATTCGTTTGGAGAATACGAGAAAGGCATAAGAAGAAACAAGGTTATAACTGATGCTTTTGAACCAGGTTCAACAATGAAAATTTTCCTTGCAGCAGCAGCATTAGAATCGGGTATATGTAATGAAGGCTCTGTCTTTTTCTGCGAAAATGGTTTATACAAAGTTGGAAGGAATGTTATCCATGACACTCACTCATACGGTTGGCTCTCATTATTCGATATAATAAAATTTTCAAGTAATATTGGCTCGACAAAAATAACTGAATTAATTGGTAAAAAACAATTATATGATACGCTTACCGCTTTTGGATTCGGACAAAAAACAAATATTAATTTAGGAGGCGAATCTTGCGGGAGTTTAAGTTCCTATAAACAGTGGAAGGAAATTGATGCTGGAAACATATCGTTTGGTCAAGGGATATCCGTATCTCCTTTACAACTTGTAACTGCAACTTGCGCTATTGCAAATGGAGGAATTCTGTATAAGCCTTATATAGTAAAAGAAATCATTGATAATGACGGAAACTGTATAAAAAAATTTACGCATCAGCAAAAAAGAAGAGTTATTTCTAAAAAAACATCATCTATAATTAAAAATATTATGAGTGGCGTTGTAACCGATGGCACAGGAACAAACGCTTCAGTAGAGGGGTATAACGTATGTGGAAAAACCGGAACAGCTCAAAAAATTGATTTTGAAACAGGTAGATATGCAAGAGGCAAATACTTTTCTTCTTTTTTAGGATTTGCTCCAGCTGAAAACCCTGAAATAGTGGTATTTGTAGCATTAGACGAGCCAAAAAAATATTATTATGGCGGAACAGTAGCGGCGCCTGCATTTAAAATGATAGTTAGAGAAACTCTAAATTATTTACATGTTCCTCCACTTATAGAAAACAAAGAATTAATAATGACAATAGCTAAACAATTGAATAACTAA
- the secA gene encoding preprotein translocase subunit SecA: MGNFLTKIFGSKNDRVIKKIKPYLEQVNSLEPKISSLSDTELQNLTPNFKYRIEQGEPLEDILPEAFATVREASKRTLKMRHFDVQIIGGVVLHQGKISEMKTGEGKTLVATLPAYLNALTGKGVHVITVNDYLAKRDTEWMGQIYRFLGLSVGTIVHGLTDNDRKKEYNSDITYGTNNEFGFDYLRDNMKYTQESLVQRYLNYAIVDEVDSILIDEARTPLIISGPAEKSTSLYYEVNKIIPRLVNEIDYTIDEKIKNVVLTEEGVAKVEKLLKLENLYDPQNIEILHHVNQALKAHILFKRDVDYIVKDGEVIIVDEFTGRLMPGRRYSEGLHQALEAKENVKIENENQTLASITFQNYFRMYDKLAGMTGTADTEAPEFKKIYNLDVVIIPTNQPMIRMDYPDTIFKTKKEKYNSVINEIIALSKKGQPVLVGTISIEVSEDLSKILGKKGIKHEVLNAKNHSAEAKIISMAGQKHAVTISTNMAGRGTDIVLGEGVVELGGLHVLGTERHESRRIDNQLRGRSGRQGDPGSSRFYLAMEDDLLKIFGGERMASMMERVGMNEGEAIENRIISRLIENAQARVEAHNFDIRKHLLEYDDVMNQQRETIYKKRRELLHGESLKSEVEDMIAEIAESIIDSYAEKGKYPEEWNIEGIKDSIFSYFNFSFDDFDKHLDGLTVDGIAELIFERALKKYGEKESEIGEDTLRKLERIVLLQTMDNLWKDHLLSMDHLKEGIGLRGYAQQNPLLVYKKEGFMMFQDMIFRIKKEIVNILFKIKIRTDSEISSLRKESNNDKLVFSHGDAPPPKKKPVQRSTQKIGRNEPCTCGSGKKYKKCCGA, from the coding sequence ATGGGAAATTTTCTTACTAAAATATTCGGCAGCAAAAATGACAGAGTAATAAAAAAAATTAAACCTTATTTAGAACAAGTTAATTCTTTAGAACCTAAAATCAGCTCTTTAAGCGACACGGAGCTTCAAAACCTTACTCCTAACTTTAAATACAGGATAGAACAAGGAGAACCGCTAGAAGATATACTACCTGAAGCATTTGCAACGGTAAGAGAAGCATCAAAGAGAACTTTGAAAATGAGACATTTTGATGTTCAAATTATCGGAGGTGTAGTCCTGCATCAAGGGAAAATATCAGAAATGAAAACAGGTGAAGGAAAAACTCTTGTCGCTACCCTTCCAGCATATCTAAATGCCTTAACTGGAAAAGGGGTTCATGTTATAACTGTTAATGATTATCTTGCAAAACGTGATACCGAATGGATGGGGCAAATATATAGGTTTTTAGGCCTTTCCGTTGGAACTATTGTGCATGGACTAACGGATAATGATCGAAAAAAAGAGTATAATTCAGATATTACCTATGGAACTAACAATGAATTTGGATTTGATTATTTAAGGGATAATATGAAATATACCCAAGAATCTTTAGTCCAAAGATATCTCAATTATGCTATAGTTGACGAAGTTGATAGCATATTAATAGACGAAGCAAGAACTCCCCTTATAATTTCAGGACCTGCGGAAAAATCTACATCTCTCTATTATGAAGTAAATAAAATAATTCCTCGCCTTGTAAACGAGATAGATTATACAATCGACGAAAAAATAAAAAATGTTGTTCTCACAGAAGAAGGTGTAGCTAAAGTTGAAAAACTTTTAAAACTTGAAAATCTATACGACCCTCAAAATATTGAAATTTTACATCATGTAAATCAGGCTCTTAAAGCACATATTCTTTTTAAAAGAGACGTCGACTATATAGTCAAAGACGGTGAAGTAATAATTGTTGATGAATTCACAGGGAGATTAATGCCTGGAAGAAGATACAGTGAAGGACTTCATCAAGCCCTTGAAGCTAAAGAAAATGTAAAAATTGAAAACGAAAACCAAACCCTTGCATCTATAACTTTTCAAAATTATTTTAGAATGTATGATAAATTGGCAGGCATGACAGGAACGGCTGATACTGAGGCTCCAGAATTTAAAAAAATCTATAACCTTGATGTTGTAATTATTCCAACAAATCAGCCAATGATAAGAATGGATTATCCTGATACTATCTTTAAAACAAAAAAAGAAAAATATAATTCTGTAATTAATGAAATAATTGCCCTTTCCAAAAAAGGGCAACCTGTTTTAGTAGGAACAATATCAATAGAAGTTTCAGAAGATCTAAGCAAAATACTTGGTAAAAAAGGTATCAAGCACGAAGTTCTTAATGCAAAAAATCATAGCGCTGAAGCAAAAATTATATCAATGGCTGGCCAAAAGCATGCTGTAACAATCTCAACTAACATGGCTGGAAGAGGAACGGATATTGTTCTTGGAGAAGGAGTTGTAGAGCTTGGGGGCCTTCATGTATTAGGAACTGAAAGACATGAAAGCAGACGAATTGATAATCAGCTTAGGGGAAGATCTGGAAGACAGGGTGATCCTGGCTCATCAAGGTTTTACCTTGCAATGGAAGATGATTTATTAAAAATATTTGGCGGAGAAAGAATGGCTTCTATGATGGAAAGAGTTGGCATGAATGAAGGAGAAGCCATTGAAAATAGAATTATAAGCAGATTGATCGAAAATGCCCAAGCGCGAGTCGAAGCCCATAATTTTGACATAAGAAAACATCTTCTTGAATATGACGATGTAATGAATCAGCAAAGGGAAACAATTTACAAAAAAAGAAGAGAATTATTACATGGAGAAAGCCTTAAATCAGAAGTAGAGGATATGATAGCCGAAATTGCTGAAAGCATTATCGATTCCTACGCTGAGAAAGGAAAATATCCTGAAGAATGGAATATTGAAGGTATTAAAGATTCTATATTCAGCTATTTTAATTTTTCCTTTGATGATTTTGATAAACATTTAGATGGACTTACCGTCGATGGAATTGCTGAACTTATATTTGAAAGAGCTCTTAAAAAATATGGAGAAAAAGAATCTGAAATAGGAGAGGATACTCTAAGAAAACTTGAAAGAATAGTCCTGCTTCAAACTATGGATAATCTTTGGAAGGATCATCTTCTTTCAATGGATCATTTGAAAGAAGGAATAGGTCTTAGGGGATATGCCCAGCAAAACCCTCTTCTTGTCTATAAAAAAGAGGGCTTCATGATGTTTCAAGATATGATTTTCAGAATAAAAAAAGAAATAGTCAATATCCTCTTCAAAATTAAAATAAGGACAGATTCAGAAATTTCAAGTTTAAGAAAAGAATCAAATAATGATAAGCTCGTTTTTTCACATGGAGATGCTCCTCCACCAAAAAAGAAACCAGTTCAAAGATCAACTCAAAAAATCGGAAGAAATGAGCCATGCACATGTGGCAGTGGGAAAAAATATAAAAAATGTTGCGGAGCGTAA
- the mraZ gene encoding division/cell wall cluster transcriptional repressor MraZ produces MVKCFQGRTVHTLDPKGRFIIPSRFKDVINEGGGDGIIITNFDNCLYAYTYKEWETVIEKMKSIAKKGEKFRRFRRFFIGGAFDCQCDKQGRILIPQPLREYANLEKDIILVGVTEHFEIWSKESWIKENEKMQNEMNDEDIREDISELGL; encoded by the coding sequence ATGGTAAAATGTTTTCAAGGTAGAACTGTTCATACATTAGATCCAAAAGGTCGTTTTATTATTCCTTCAAGATTTAAAGATGTAATAAATGAAGGTGGAGGCGATGGAATAATTATAACAAATTTTGATAATTGTCTATATGCCTACACTTACAAAGAATGGGAAACAGTTATAGAAAAAATGAAATCTATCGCTAAAAAAGGCGAAAAATTCAGGAGATTTCGGAGATTTTTTATTGGAGGAGCTTTTGACTGTCAATGTGATAAACAGGGTAGAATATTGATTCCTCAGCCTTTGAGGGAATATGCTAATCTTGAAAAAGATATAATTCTTGTAGGGGTTACAGAACATTTTGAAATCTGGTCTAAAGAAAGCTGGATAAAAGAAAATGAAAAAATGCAAAATGAAATGAACGATGAAGATATTCGTGAAGACATATCAGAACTTGGACTTTAA
- a CDS encoding cell division protein FtsL: MKDITLLIRHKFIWIFIIILFIGELFLYAWSRLNCIRLGYIIAKEKGQQERLLLVKNNLTIELERLKAPKRIAEIAKKNLGLNVPENRQIIIINK; encoded by the coding sequence ATGAAAGATATTACGTTACTCATTAGGCATAAATTTATATGGATATTTATAATAATACTGTTCATTGGAGAATTGTTCTTATATGCATGGTCGAGACTGAACTGCATAAGACTCGGTTACATCATTGCTAAAGAAAAAGGACAACAAGAAAGACTTTTGCTTGTAAAAAATAACTTAACTATCGAATTAGAGCGGCTAAAAGCTCCAAAGCGAATAGCTGAAATTGCAAAAAAAAATCTTGGACTTAATGTGCCTGAAAACAGACAAATAATTATAATTAATAAATAA